Proteins from one Oscillatoria nigro-viridis PCC 7112 genomic window:
- a CDS encoding IS4 family transposase has product MIVLGEREFCSVTLANWLREKKVDFCLRLKKNVCIKIESELWAELKMLGLEPGNSFFNQEVTIRKTAPITGFNLAGKWLGKYRNFITKEPWYILTSLADIQAAVDAYAKRFGIEEMFRDFKGGGYNLEKTNLTGDRLSKLLILLSLSYLKSIIQGIDIKSKQVQEYLGRKTESHRKYARHSTFYIGLWGESWVDSMFSNWQVVVELMSLSPHKLPNYQQGIRAMRLILSAL; this is encoded by the coding sequence TTGATAGTGTTAGGAGAGCGTGAATTTTGTAGCGTTACCCTCGCCAACTGGCTGAGGGAGAAGAAAGTAGATTTCTGTTTACGACTAAAAAAGAATGTTTGTATCAAGATTGAATCGGAGTTATGGGCTGAACTAAAAATGCTAGGATTAGAGCCAGGAAATAGCTTTTTCAATCAAGAAGTAACAATCAGAAAAACTGCACCCATTACGGGGTTTAATCTAGCAGGTAAATGGCTAGGGAAATATCGAAATTTTATTACAAAAGAGCCTTGGTATATTCTGACAAGCTTGGCAGATATACAAGCCGCAGTTGATGCTTATGCAAAAAGATTTGGAATTGAAGAAATGTTTAGAGATTTTAAAGGCGGAGGCTATAACCTAGAGAAGACTAATTTAACGGGCGACCGATTGAGTAAATTATTAATTTTGCTATCGCTATCATACTTAAAGAGTATCATTCAAGGGATAGATATTAAATCAAAGCAAGTTCAAGAATATCTAGGCAGAAAAACAGAAAGCCACAGAAAATATGCTAGACATAGCACTTTTTATATTGGACTCTGGGGTGAATCATGGGTCGATTCGATGTTTAGTAATTGGCAGGTTGTTGTTGAATTAATGTCTTTGTCTCCACATAAACTACCTAATTATCAACAAGGCATAAGAGCTATGAGGCTTATTCTATCAGCGTTATAG
- a CDS encoding ISAzo13-like element transposase-related protein encodes MDEQTLNSSRIRKKGGGRKSLLSTQIGIDAAFLEVLKNYTAGDPMNELIKWTNLTHKEIASGLRAAGFTISLPLVAQLLKKHGYVKIKAQKKQIIGINKNRNAQFKNQGKSISIMLDKSTL; translated from the coding sequence ATGGACGAACAGACACTCAATAGTTCCAGGATCAGAAAGAAAGGAGGGGGAAGAAAAAGTCTTCTGTCTACTCAAATCGGCATTGATGCAGCATTTTTAGAAGTTTTAAAAAATTACACAGCCGGAGACCCAATGAATGAATTAATTAAATGGACTAATTTGACACATAAAGAAATAGCTTCTGGACTACGAGCAGCAGGTTTTACCATTAGTCTACCCTTAGTTGCCCAACTATTAAAAAAGCATGGGTATGTGAAAATAAAAGCTCAAAAAAAACAAATAATAGGAATTAATAAAAATCGGAATGCTCAATTTAAAAACCAGGGTAAGAGCATCTCAATCATGCTTGACAAAAGCACTCTTTGA
- a CDS encoding ISAs1 family transposase yields MIPEPKRVIIASKLEKSPAVSVAQLAGLYKQEQWAGLRTIVIVERVRHLWNKTTREVQFYLSSLPVDAQLNGRAIRQHWGIENQVHWSLDVTFNEDKSRIRSLNSPQNFALVRRIALNAVNQETTLQRSLRQKIKRAAMNNDYMMQIQRVLLSSMIEMLLPWFLN; encoded by the coding sequence ATGATTCCCGAACCGAAAAGGGTCATCATCGCGTCGAAACTCGAAAAGTCACCGGCGGTATCAGTTGCCCAATTAGCAGGACTTTACAAGCAAGAACAATGGGCAGGATTACGCACTATTGTGATCGTCGAAAGAGTTCGTCATCTGTGGAACAAAACCACTCGTGAGGTGCAGTTTTACCTAAGTTCTTTGCCAGTAGATGCCCAGCTCAATGGTCGTGCTATTCGCCAACACTGGGGCATTGAAAACCAAGTGCATTGGAGTTTAGATGTGACTTTTAATGAAGATAAATCTCGGATTCGCTCGTTAAACAGTCCTCAGAACTTCGCTCTGGTAAGACGGATTGCCCTTAATGCGGTCAACCAAGAAACCACTCTCCAGCGTAGCCTGCGACAAAAAATCAAACGGGCTGCGATGAACAATGACTATATGATGCAAATTCAAAGAGTGCTTTTGTCAAGCATGATTGAGATGCTCTTACCCTGGTTTTTAAATTGA
- a CDS encoding helix-turn-helix domain-containing protein: MKVNYPERIEDTVSELKIIMSQQRTVTNRQKVQALYLLKSGLSQSITNVAEVLGVHRITVQRWFKQYSEGGLSSLLKLRKSTGRPRTISSEIIAGISRKIQAESCEFKSYKEIARWVEENYQVSVKYQTLHKQVRYRMKAKLKVPRRLSNKKDPAAAIEFKKN, encoded by the coding sequence ATGAAAGTAAATTACCCTGAAAGAATTGAGGACACTGTCAGCGAATTAAAAATAATTATGTCACAGCAACGAACTGTAACTAATAGACAAAAAGTTCAGGCACTTTATTTGTTAAAATCTGGTTTAAGCCAGAGCATTACAAATGTAGCTGAAGTTTTAGGAGTACATAGAATCACCGTACAAAGATGGTTCAAACAATATAGTGAGGGGGGTTTGTCATCATTATTAAAGCTGAGGAAATCGACTGGTAGACCCCGAACAATATCCTCAGAAATAATAGCAGGAATCTCGAGAAAAATCCAGGCCGAATCCTGCGAATTTAAGAGCTATAAAGAAATTGCCAGATGGGTAGAAGAAAACTATCAAGTATCCGTCAAATATCAAACTTTACATAAGCAAGTACGCTACCGGATGAAAGCCAAGCTAAAAGTACCAAGGCGTTTGAGTAACAAAAAAGACCCGGCGGCAGCAATCGAGTTTAAAAAAAACTAG
- a CDS encoding IS630 family transposase — MAKVACWLDSVDPNPAKKGLKYWCQDETRIGLKTIERKKITARGVKPIGLVQWNFKAYYLYGAVAPQTGENFWLEFSHLDGQCFQIFLDNLAAEYPEHLNVVQLDNGKFHHSSQLKIPDNILLVFQPPYSPELNPIERVWQYIKQELSWGLYDNLDEIKEKVRSFLEEFSTETIASIAGWDYILSALATVA; from the coding sequence ATTGCGAAAGTAGCGTGCTGGTTAGATTCTGTCGATCCAAATCCAGCCAAAAAGGGTCTCAAATATTGGTGCCAAGATGAAACGAGAATTGGCTTAAAAACGATTGAAAGGAAAAAAATTACAGCCCGTGGAGTTAAACCAATAGGTTTAGTTCAATGGAATTTTAAAGCTTACTACTTATACGGGGCGGTTGCCCCTCAAACCGGAGAAAATTTCTGGTTGGAGTTTTCACATCTTGACGGTCAATGTTTTCAAATATTCCTAGATAACCTAGCAGCAGAATATCCGGAGCATTTAAATGTTGTGCAACTGGATAATGGTAAGTTTCATCATAGTAGTCAGCTCAAAATACCAGATAATATTTTACTGGTTTTTCAACCACCATACAGTCCCGAATTGAATCCAATCGAGAGAGTATGGCAATACATAAAACAAGAACTGAGTTGGGGGTTGTATGACAACTTAGATGAAATCAAAGAAAAAGTTCGCAGTTTTCTTGAAGAATTTTCAACTGAAACAATCGCATCTATCGCGGGATGGGATTATATTCTATCGGCCCTAGCTACTGTTGCATGA
- a CDS encoding IS1/IS1595 family N-terminal zinc-binding domain-containing protein, with product MPACPTCASCQTVKNGRIHNGKQRFKCHECGRQFALASAEKSN from the coding sequence ATGCCTGCTTGCCCAACCTGTGCGTCATGCCAAACGGTCAAAAATGGTCGCATCCACAACGGTAAACAACGGTTTAAATGTCATGAATGTGGGCGACAGTTCGCCCTGGCATCCGCAGAAAAAAGTAATTGA
- a CDS encoding ISAzo13 family transposase, whose translation MKLTEHAKSLYIETAKKLKGTDRRQFMASVVKDLGIGGQTLVERELGWNRRTIRKGMKELKSGEPIVDGFKRSGRKRVETKLPNLLKDITSLVDPHSQTDPSFKSTRLYTRMTANEVRRQLIKQFGYSDEELPSAETIRRRLNDLGYTLKRVLKTKPVKKIPETSAIFEQLEQVNTAADNNPNTLRISIDAKASVKIGEFDRGGKNRTPTIAVDHDFSTQSSVIPYGIFLPEYNELFLFFVTSKLTADCIVDLLESWWQTVKHRFSHIQKLVINQDNGPENHSRRTQFMKRILDFSQQSQLTLQLAYYPPYHSKYNPIERCFGWLEKHWNGSLLDTVETVVNFAKTLTFKDKNPVVTLVETIYSTGVKLSELAMAEIETQIHRLPNLHKWFVEIFAKPT comes from the coding sequence ATGAAACTGACCGAACACGCCAAATCTCTTTACATCGAAACAGCTAAAAAACTCAAGGGGACAGACAGACGACAATTCATGGCATCGGTAGTCAAAGATTTAGGAATAGGTGGACAAACGTTAGTAGAACGGGAGTTAGGATGGAATAGACGGACCATCCGTAAAGGGATGAAAGAATTGAAAAGTGGTGAGCCAATTGTCGATGGTTTCAAGCGCAGTGGACGAAAGCGGGTTGAAACAAAATTACCCAACTTATTGAAAGATATTACATCGTTAGTAGACCCACACAGTCAAACTGATCCTAGCTTTAAGAGTACACGATTATATACGCGCATGACTGCCAATGAAGTCCGTCGTCAATTAATTAAACAATTTGGTTATAGTGATGAAGAACTACCGAGCGCCGAAACAATTAGAAGAAGATTGAATGATTTGGGTTATACCTTAAAACGAGTTTTGAAAACTAAACCAGTCAAAAAAATCCCCGAGACCTCAGCCATTTTTGAACAACTTGAACAAGTCAATACAGCAGCCGATAATAACCCAAATACTCTCCGAATTTCCATTGATGCCAAAGCTTCCGTCAAGATTGGAGAATTTGATAGAGGTGGTAAAAATCGGACGCCAACTATTGCAGTTGACCACGATTTTTCGACTCAATCAAGTGTGATTCCCTATGGTATTTTTCTGCCTGAGTACAATGAGCTATTTTTATTCTTCGTTACTTCTAAGTTGACGGCTGATTGTATAGTTGACTTACTTGAAAGTTGGTGGCAAACTGTTAAACACCGTTTTAGTCACATTCAAAAATTGGTCATCAATCAGGATAATGGACCGGAAAATCATTCTCGTCGTACTCAGTTTATGAAACGAATTTTAGATTTTTCCCAACAATCTCAACTGACGTTACAATTAGCTTATTATCCGCCCTATCATAGTAAATATAACCCAATAGAACGTTGTTTTGGTTGGTTAGAAAAGCATTGGAATGGTAGTTTACTTGACACTGTTGAGACTGTTGTAAATTTCGCCAAAACTCTCACATTTAAGGATAAAAATCCAGTGGTGACATTGGTAGAAACAATTTACTCCACAGGAGTTAAACTTTCGGAGTTAGCTATGGCAGAAATTGAAACCCAGATTCATCGTCTCCCCAATCTTCACAAATGGTTTGTAGAAATTTTCGCTAAACCCACATAG
- a CDS encoding DUF6444 domain-containing protein has product MEKTVPELMAAISPAEWAQVPDSVLELIYELVRRMAWVEQEIAELRTENELLKEQLARTSANSSQPPSKNPQGFKPNRKEPTGKKRGGQLGHSGHERKLYPTQMCQEVINHYPQQCSGCGGIVSAQ; this is encoded by the coding sequence ATGGAGAAGACTGTGCCGGAATTAATGGCGGCAATCAGCCCAGCAGAGTGGGCGCAAGTGCCAGATAGCGTCCTCGAACTAATTTACGAATTAGTGCGTAGGATGGCTTGGGTTGAACAGGAAATAGCGGAACTGAGAACAGAAAACGAGCTTCTCAAAGAGCAATTAGCCAGAACTTCGGCAAATTCATCACAACCACCATCGAAGAATCCTCAAGGATTTAAGCCCAATCGAAAGGAACCCACCGGCAAAAAGCGGGGTGGGCAACTAGGACATTCGGGACACGAACGGAAGCTATACCCGACTCAAATGTGTCAAGAAGTAATCAACCATTACCCCCAGCAATGTAGTGGATGTGGAGGCATCGTATCCGCTCAATAA
- a CDS encoding transposase, whose amino-acid sequence MIYDARIISSKISKTLLQSLDPSEIADESLRRTVSILLNIIEQLQAETRELRSENQRLKSENNRLKGEQGKPEVKANGAKKLKENYSSEKERKAPKKHIKSSKNARFKVDREKILEYPEAELPFDSEFKGYEEVIVQDILLKTDNVLFRKENYYSPSEKKTYLASLPSGYDGEFGPGIKALVMSLYYGGNMTQGKLLDLLSNIGISMSAGYLSNLLVNNSSKFESEFNEVYVSGLASSPWQHLDQTSARVKGVNHTTNIIGNPLYTVYSTTLRKDRLSVLGVLQNNRELKFILSPLTYQLLDKFNVPQKWSHQIKGLPQEIPLKGDEFNSLLNQNLGSVGSQHRTRIFEAAAIAFYAQQSQIPVIKTLVTDDAPLFKLLTDDLSLCWVHEARHYQNLSPLVTCHQKKLDKFLDDFWDYYRELLAYKNSPSGLEKLRLRSKFWEIFGSLSGYEQLDERKKLTLSKISELLLVLEHPELPLHNNPAELAARTIVQRRNISYATQTCEGTKAMDVFMSLVATTRKLGISFFEYMHDRISYLGNIQSLGTIIRQQSSVYSLGVSWSD is encoded by the coding sequence ATGATTTATGACGCAAGAATCATCTCCTCAAAAATTAGTAAAACCTTACTGCAAAGCCTTGACCCATCTGAGATTGCCGACGAATCATTGCGTCGTACTGTGTCCATATTGCTGAACATTATAGAACAATTACAAGCAGAAACCAGAGAATTAAGGTCAGAAAATCAAAGATTAAAATCCGAAAACAATCGCCTGAAAGGAGAACAAGGCAAACCAGAGGTCAAAGCTAATGGAGCGAAAAAGTTAAAAGAGAACTACTCATCCGAAAAAGAGCGAAAAGCACCAAAAAAGCACATTAAAAGTAGTAAAAATGCTCGGTTCAAAGTTGACCGAGAAAAAATTCTGGAGTATCCTGAAGCAGAACTACCATTCGATTCAGAATTTAAGGGTTATGAAGAGGTAATAGTTCAAGACATTTTACTGAAAACAGATAACGTGTTATTCCGGAAAGAGAACTATTACTCACCTTCTGAAAAGAAAACATACTTAGCATCGTTACCATCCGGATATGATGGAGAGTTTGGCCCGGGAATAAAAGCGTTAGTTATGAGCCTGTATTACGGGGGAAACATGACTCAAGGGAAGCTATTAGATCTTTTAAGCAATATTGGGATTTCCATGTCAGCCGGTTATTTATCAAATCTGCTGGTAAATAATTCATCAAAGTTTGAATCAGAATTTAACGAAGTGTATGTATCCGGATTAGCAAGTAGCCCCTGGCAACACTTAGACCAAACAAGTGCGCGTGTTAAAGGAGTAAATCACACTACAAATATAATTGGCAACCCATTATATACAGTTTATTCTACAACCTTAAGAAAAGACCGATTAAGCGTACTTGGAGTATTACAGAACAACCGAGAACTTAAGTTTATTCTATCTCCACTTACTTACCAGCTATTAGATAAGTTCAATGTACCCCAGAAGTGGAGCCATCAAATTAAAGGATTGCCGCAAGAAATTCCGTTGAAGGGTGATGAGTTTAACTCCTTGCTGAATCAAAATCTGGGTTCTGTTGGCTCTCAACATCGTACCAGGATTTTCGAGGCAGCAGCGATTGCTTTTTATGCTCAGCAATCCCAGATTCCGGTAATAAAAACTCTGGTGACTGATGATGCACCCCTGTTTAAATTACTCACAGATGATTTATCTTTATGTTGGGTGCATGAAGCAAGACATTATCAAAATTTAAGTCCCTTGGTTACTTGTCATCAAAAAAAGTTAGACAAGTTTCTTGATGATTTTTGGGACTACTACCGAGAATTATTAGCTTATAAAAACTCTCCATCTGGGTTAGAGAAGCTCAGGCTCAGATCAAAATTTTGGGAAATTTTCGGCAGTCTAAGTGGTTATGAACAATTAGATGAACGAAAAAAATTAACTTTGAGTAAAATATCTGAGTTGCTTTTAGTTTTGGAGCATCCGGAATTACCTTTACATAATAACCCGGCCGAATTAGCTGCTAGAACAATCGTGCAGCGACGAAATATTAGTTATGCAACCCAAACTTGTGAAGGAACTAAGGCGATGGATGTTTTCATGTCTCTGGTGGCGACTACCCGCAAATTAGGAATTAGCTTTTTTGAATATATGCACGACCGTATTTCTTACCTGGGAAATATTCAATCTCTAGGGACGATTATTCGTCAACAATCTTCGGTTTATTCTCTGGGTGTGTCTTGGTCTGATTGA
- the scpB gene encoding SMC-Scp complex subunit ScpB, whose translation MTRLATTIEAILYLKGQPVSIAEIAEIAKCDRAEAEDAIIELMSDSSHRDSALEVVETPTGYSLQLREEFASLMQTLIPPELGVGALRTLAAIALKGGIAQPDLVNLRGSGAYQQVQELVEMGFVRKRRPTEGRSYWLQVTEKFHRYFQVDQLPKQLQIDFQANLYPNNDE comes from the coding sequence ATGACTCGCTTAGCCACAACAATAGAAGCCATACTTTACTTAAAAGGTCAGCCAGTGTCGATCGCAGAAATTGCCGAGATTGCCAAGTGCGATCGAGCCGAAGCCGAAGACGCCATCATCGAACTTATGTCTGACTCGTCCCACCGCGACAGTGCATTAGAAGTCGTCGAAACCCCCACAGGATACAGCCTGCAACTCAGAGAAGAGTTTGCCAGTTTAATGCAAACTTTAATACCTCCAGAATTAGGTGTGGGAGCTTTGCGGACGCTGGCTGCGATCGCCCTCAAAGGCGGCATCGCTCAGCCAGATTTAGTTAACTTGCGAGGTTCAGGAGCTTACCAACAAGTGCAGGAACTTGTAGAAATGGGTTTCGTCCGCAAACGGCGGCCCACTGAAGGGCGGTCGTATTGGTTACAAGTTACCGAGAAATTTCATCGGTACTTTCAAGTAGACCAACTGCCAAAACAATTGCAAATTGACTTTCAGGCAAATTTGTACCCAAACAATGACGAGTAG
- a CDS encoding DUF760 domain-containing protein gives MVFHPDFDTSNAQQTAVNPLLKYLQHQSPEVLARVAKSVSPDIREIISHNVQGLVGVLPSENFNVEITTDRENLAGLLASAMMTGYFLRQMEQRMHLEENLASTSSIKPNSPKDK, from the coding sequence ATGGTTTTTCACCCTGACTTTGACACATCCAATGCCCAACAAACCGCAGTCAATCCACTGCTGAAGTACCTCCAACACCAATCCCCGGAGGTTCTAGCCCGCGTCGCCAAGTCCGTCAGCCCCGATATCAGAGAAATAATCTCTCATAACGTTCAAGGACTTGTCGGCGTTTTGCCTTCAGAAAATTTTAACGTCGAAATTACCACCGATCGCGAAAACTTAGCAGGTTTGCTAGCTTCAGCGATGATGACAGGGTATTTTTTGAGGCAAATGGAGCAAAGGATGCACCTCGAAGAAAATTTAGCAAGCACCAGCTCGATTAAACCAAACTCACCCAAAGACAAGTAA
- a CDS encoding HhoA/HhoB/HtrA family serine endopeptidase, translated as MSLSFKQATLYVTLLSIGGGMGWLGNRYLQGSNNLETGLVLPVVRQQIPPYASPPVLENRAVDRSNPNFIAEAAEKVGPAVVRIDASSKVANQVPEAFKNPLFRRFFGENLPQPEERVKRGTGSGFILTPDGRIVTNAHVVSGTDTVKVTLKDGREFEGKVQGVDPLTDVAVVKINAKELPQVALGRSDNIVPGQWAIAIGNPLGLDNTVTVGIISATGRSSSQVGIPDKRVRFIQTDAAINPGNSGGPLLNDQGEVIGINTAIRADAQGLGFAIPIETAKRVSDQLFAKGKAEHPYLGIQMVSLSPATKAELNKQLDNNKITLDRGVAVTRVVENSPAQKADLRPGDVIQKVDGIAVNTPGDVQERVENTVVGKELELEINRLGQVQKIKVRPGAFPLSGSSAGG; from the coding sequence ATGAGTTTATCTTTTAAGCAAGCGACCCTTTATGTGACTTTGCTGTCAATCGGCGGAGGTATGGGATGGTTGGGAAATCGCTATCTGCAAGGCTCAAACAATCTGGAAACCGGATTGGTTTTGCCAGTAGTACGCCAGCAAATCCCCCCCTATGCGTCTCCTCCAGTTCTGGAAAATCGGGCGGTCGATCGCAGCAATCCCAATTTTATTGCTGAAGCAGCCGAAAAAGTCGGCCCTGCTGTAGTGCGGATTGACGCATCAAGCAAGGTGGCCAATCAAGTGCCGGAAGCTTTCAAAAATCCTTTGTTTCGTCGGTTTTTTGGGGAGAATTTGCCGCAGCCGGAAGAACGAGTCAAGAGAGGTACGGGTTCCGGGTTTATTCTCACTCCTGACGGCCGCATCGTTACTAATGCTCACGTTGTCTCGGGGACGGATACTGTCAAGGTAACGCTCAAAGACGGCCGCGAGTTTGAGGGTAAGGTGCAGGGAGTCGATCCGCTGACGGATGTCGCTGTGGTTAAGATTAATGCTAAGGAACTGCCGCAGGTGGCTTTGGGTCGATCGGACAACATTGTACCGGGACAGTGGGCGATCGCGATCGGCAATCCTTTAGGTCTCGACAATACCGTGACTGTGGGCATTATCAGCGCTACGGGTCGATCGAGTTCCCAAGTCGGCATCCCAGACAAGCGAGTCCGCTTCATCCAAACCGACGCCGCCATCAACCCCGGCAATTCTGGTGGGCCGCTACTCAATGACCAAGGCGAAGTAATTGGCATCAATACCGCTATCCGTGCGGACGCTCAGGGCTTGGGATTTGCAATTCCGATCGAAACCGCCAAACGAGTTTCAGATCAGCTATTCGCCAAAGGTAAAGCCGAACATCCCTATCTCGGCATTCAAATGGTCAGCTTGAGTCCCGCCACCAAGGCAGAACTCAACAAACAGCTCGATAATAATAAAATTACCCTCGATCGAGGCGTAGCCGTGACGCGAGTCGTGGAAAATTCCCCCGCTCAAAAAGCAGACTTGCGCCCCGGAGATGTCATTCAAAAAGTTGACGGAATTGCGGTTAACACCCCCGGGGACGTGCAAGAACGGGTAGAAAACACTGTTGTGGGCAAAGAACTCGAACTGGAAATTAACCGTTTGGGTCAAGTTCAGAAAATTAAAGTACGTCCGGGTGCTTTTCCCCTATCGGGTAGCTCCGCCGGTGGGTAA
- a CDS encoding peptidoglycan DD-metalloendopeptidase family protein: MTFKRLFPLIGAIIWSIAPVGKTAANTEIPPANLPSGTPVENPDPARDCPSPAMSRLRRHTAAQGETIESIARQYNVIPAALIGINPMLRDGGVSAGSAIVIPPYSGIEVEVPAGWNWQKLAEAYKVRADLLFEANGCRPLGKTVFVPAVNRSIGPSINPDATPSVQGFPLPAPAVEALRYGRQLDRARREFFFHSGVDFLASEGTQVLAAGEGTVAFAGPQGDYGNLVVVNHQAGKQTRYAHLKDIAVKVGQKVQSGEVLGTVGMTGKRDISPSHLHFEVRYNSGLGWVAEDPLLYLQATIKK; encoded by the coding sequence ATGACTTTTAAACGCTTATTTCCGCTGATTGGTGCAATAATTTGGTCGATCGCACCCGTTGGGAAAACGGCAGCAAATACCGAGATCCCACCTGCAAATCTTCCTTCAGGTACACCTGTAGAAAACCCCGACCCGGCCCGCGATTGTCCGAGTCCGGCTATGTCTCGGTTGCGCCGCCACACTGCGGCCCAGGGCGAAACAATAGAAAGCATCGCGCGGCAGTACAATGTGATTCCTGCGGCGCTGATCGGGATAAATCCGATGTTGCGGGACGGTGGAGTATCTGCTGGAAGTGCGATCGTCATTCCTCCGTACAGTGGCATCGAGGTAGAAGTGCCTGCGGGCTGGAATTGGCAAAAACTGGCAGAAGCTTACAAAGTGCGTGCAGATTTGCTATTTGAGGCGAATGGGTGCAGGCCTTTGGGGAAAACGGTGTTTGTGCCAGCGGTGAATAGGTCGATCGGGCCTTCTATCAATCCCGATGCAACGCCATCGGTGCAAGGATTTCCGCTGCCGGCGCCAGCAGTGGAAGCTTTGCGTTACGGGCGGCAATTGGATCGGGCGCGGCGCGAATTTTTTTTCCACAGCGGCGTAGATTTTTTGGCGTCGGAGGGTACGCAGGTTTTGGCCGCGGGCGAAGGGACTGTCGCCTTTGCCGGGCCGCAGGGGGATTACGGGAATTTAGTGGTGGTGAACCATCAAGCGGGGAAGCAAACGCGCTACGCTCATTTGAAAGATATTGCGGTAAAAGTCGGTCAAAAAGTGCAGTCTGGAGAAGTTTTGGGAACTGTGGGGATGACGGGAAAACGGGACATTTCGCCATCTCATTTGCATTTTGAAGTTCGGTACAATTCGGGTTTAGGTTGGGTTGCTGAAGACCCGCTGCTTTATTTGCAAGCGACTATTAAAAAATAG